cccacaagtGGGAAAATTAAAATACTAattaacacttaaaaaaaaaattaaaattataaataaatattttcctaCCTTAAACCAATCCTGCAGCTCGATGGAGTATTTCCTCAGCTTTTCATCTACTTTTAATTGGTACCGGGACTTGTCCTTTATGGAGAGTAAATGCCATTTTTTGTTGGCCGCAGCAAAGCGGTCTTTTGCCTTTgggattttttcttttagaatttTCATCTGATCTTGGCAGAAAGCCACATTGACAGacctataaaaataaataaaatgaaaaacatttgtCTTTCAGGATTTCATTTGTCGAGTTAAAATGAATCCTTGAAGGTGAGTGAGTTTGACGACTATGCTCACGTGGATGGCATCTTGGGCTCGCCGGGCATTTTCTCCTTAGTTTTCCTTTTGAAAATCTGCAGATTTATAACAAACGTGTTGATTTCAATGCCACGCAGTTAATACTTACATGAATGAAAAGAGAgctcagaaaacagaaaactccTAGAGGCAATTGCCAACAGATAGCTGAAAAGGTGACAAATTCCAAATTCCTCTGAAGTatcaaagaaaaatgtttgttgtgttaAATGAATTGTACAAAAGTGGCAAAAAGTGTTGGCACCTTAACAGGACAATGTGTCATTCCTTCACTCTGGTAGTGGATTTGAACCACGAATATTCTTGCATCAGTGCTGAACACAGGACCAAGCCATACTTAGCTAGCTCTCTTGTCCCCCAGTTTctcatgaaaacatgaaaactgtCAACATttgagaggaagagaagagtagAAATACAGACATGTTGCATTGGATGTTAGGGAAACTATGGTGCTTTTTAAACCATGTGGAGGACCTCTCACTGGCAAAGAACATGAAACTTTTACACATTGTATTTCAGTCAACTGAATTAACTTTTGCAGATTCAGTCTCTGATAATCATATAATATTTACTtgacaaaaactaaaagaattTAGATGCTTAAATAACGATTAAAACTAAATGACATTCAGTAATCCAGGGTGAAAAGGTTCACTGATTGGCTACAGTTACAGCTGGTTTCTAAACGCTTCAACTTTGCAGTAAAACGACTTACACTTGATGTGGAATATCTCAGAGGcaagaaatttcacaaattGGAAACACCTGAATTAAAAGAGGTAAGACCTTTGTGTAACACTCTGGTTCGTATTGTCTGTCTTTATAgtttttttaaaggcatttttATTTCAGAGTTAACTTTgttcttttgctttttcttgCCAGTGGAAAGGAACCAACACTTTTGCACATGTCTGtacatttgttattatttataataaagaaCAAAGCATGAGGTCCAAACGCCCTTCCAGATTAAACTCATTTTCCATTTACTTGCAATGAACAGTCTTCTCACCTTCCGCTTCGTAGGCATACTGATCTTTGTCTTACGGAGGACCTTGTTCCGCTTCTCCTCATCtaaactctgaaaatgagaaTACAACATAAAGTCAGCATTCATACAAAGCCCGTGAGATTTGTTAGCAATGCTGCAACTATGATCTTAGAACTTACCATTAGATACTTATACATCTCACTTTCATACCGCATCTTCAGCTGAAATGAATGAACTACATGTTCAACTCTGCTTCAAAACATTATTAACATAACCCAACAAGATAATCTTGATTTCAAAACTTTGTTTTACatcacaaaatataaaaagttattTATGCTGCCATACCTCTTTGGAGCGTGTGTTGTAGGCTTTTCTCTCCTTTTCACCTAAATTTCTCCACCTCTGGGACCACTCTTTTATGTAGGCTCTTGTTGGGACACCCATACTACCAATCAGCTCTTTGCAGAATAAATTGTAGCCACTTCTACAGatatacacacagaaaacaaacaaacaaacatgctcAGTAGCCTCTTCACAAAAGACTAGATGTGATTTTAAACTACATTAAATCAAAGTTAGCATTAAACACAGGCCGCACAATCACACAGGCAGTCAGAAATGCAGTTTTCCAGCACATTTGTTCAAAAAAACTCAACACttagaacaacaacaacaaaataatgtcATAAATATAATGCACCATTACTGTGCGCATGTATAATCTTTATTCTTAATACGCTGAACATACGCACTAAACGCAAACATAACATTTGAATAGAAAACCAGAGCTATGCAATACAGCAATTTCTGGTATGGATACCAAGTAAATAAAGGGCCAGTGTTGCAGAAACCAATACACATATCAAAACTTTTAACCTATAAAAGGCAGCTTATGTAATGGACAGAACTGATTAAATGTGCCataggctataaataaaatgaacatgACAGTTGCCAAGccaagtgtgtgtatgtatggctTACATAGGTGGCTTGACAGGCAGACCCTCAAAATCCTCAtctgactcactgctgctttCAGGGACCACCTTCTTCCTTTTACCCTTCTGAGGGGATTTGCCATATTTTTCcctgaaagacaaaaacatttgtttggcttttttctccCTTCTTCTTGTACAGGCAGCCTACTGGGCCAATTCCACACATACACTGCTGGGAACGTATGTTTGTCTTTTACCTTAACTCCACCCTCTTATTAGTGAATTCTTTATATGCATTCCTGTATTTCTCCAGATAAAATGCCTGAAAAAGGAAATAATTCATGACTTAAAATGTGAGCTTTTCTGACGATGGGAACAAGCAGTGTTGTAGTGACAGCCCCTAATATACTTTACCTTCTTATCATCGGGGAGCAGACTGAACTCATTGCTTGCGATTTTCATCAAACCTGCACAGCTTATCCCTGGATTCTTCTTCTTAATCTTGGAAAAGACTTCCTTGTAATACCAGGTATTTACGGGCATGGGTCTCTTCGGGTACTCTGGATGGAGCTAATTTTTCAGAACTGTGAATACTCAGTAGAGGGCAAGTACAACCAACAAAGGCATACACATTTAATGCTATGCATCTGAACAGCAGTGTGTGATCCATGTGGCCAAGGACAGGCTGCTCCAGAGCCGTGGCATGTGCCGATGCTATAACAGTCAGCTGCTGTTCTGCAGTACACATATTTGGCttgctgtgaaaacatttcaaCCATAATAGTTATCCTTTACTAGGTAAAAAATGAAATGGTACAAATGGTCTATTTGGCTGAAACAATATCCTGTTCAAATTCTGTATCATACGTTTGTTCGCCTGAGATCTGATTTTATTCCAAGTAATGAGCCATAAATTTgttcttcaaaaacaaaaacaaactgcccATTTGTACCTTTGacaaaatagcacaaaaaagtacttaaattaaaaaaacaaacaaaacaaaactgttgaaATTCCATTATTTGCTTAGTGAAATGCCCTTCATTAAGTGCCTGATTAAGTGTCCTCATACATGGCTGTTCATGCTGCAGCTCATGGCCAAGTTAGTCTTCGGCAGAAcagggcgaccgtggctcaggaggttgggaagcgtatctgcaaccggaaggtcgccggttcgatccccgggctctctatcctggtcgttgtgtccttgggcaagacactttaccctaccgcctactggtgttggccagaggggccgatggcgcgatatggcagcctcgcctctgtcagtgtgccccagggcagctgtggctacaactgtagcttgcctccaccagtgtgtgaatgtatagtggcattgtaaagtgctttgggtgccttgaaaagcgctatatgaaatccaatccattattattattattattaacagctACAGGATGGTTCACGTAGCCATCTAGCCAGGGTGATTAATCAAATATGTTGGGATTGGATAGACTGCATTTCAATAATATTGCAATGTTTTCTTAAATTAAGTTAATGAGGAAAATCCTCTGATTTATGTCAGTGATTTAAGTAGCTGTAAACTACTGATATGagtgtgcatgtaaatggaaaGTGGTcactgagaaaacaaacaaaaacaaaaaaacagcacaagctgctgctgcataTCTGGCCAGTTTGGCTTTATTTCAAACTTGAACAGAATTTAATATTTACCCTGCAGcttgcagctataacagcttcaactcttctgggaagaagctttaggagtgtttatggaaatttttgaccattcttccagaagtgcATTTTTCGACACtatggaggaggagagggactgGCTCACAGTCCCCGCTCGAATTCATCTCAAAAGCGTTTTATCCGGTTGAGGTCAGACCATCCAAGCTCAGCCATGTccatggaccttgctttgtgcactggtgggCAGTCTTTTTTTGGAACAGTTAGGGGCCAAACTGTTCCTAAAAAGTTGGGACCATGAAATTGTGCAAATTGCTTTGGTATACTAAAGCCTTAAACTGTTCTGTCCCTGAGATTAGGGGCTGGAGAACAACCCCACACTGAACgccaaacccagactcatcCATCAGATGCACTCCTCGAAGCTCTCTACGCACTGCTTTTGATCTAAACTGAAGGCCAAAACAAGTTTGGGGATATCTAGAGagtgactctgcagaaagtcgTGAGAAAATTTCACAACTGCACTTGTTGGACAGGTGGCATCCTACCACAGCCCACACTGGAATTCACTAAGAGCTTTAAAGCAacctatttttttgttgttgtttgtagaAGCAATAtgcatgcctaggtgcttggttttatacacctgtggctgTGATtagaacacctgaattcaatgctTTAGATGAGTAAGTGAATACTTTTGACAATATAGTATAGGTCTATTGTAGAGTAGCAGGATGCAGTCCAACCTGACCCGGTGGATAACGGATATAGCAACGTCACATACCACAACTCCAGGAACAGCACACCAGTGGGAACTTTTGGATTGGTTCTGCTTAAGACTGAGGAGGCTcttttgatgcatttttttttttttttttggtaaataaAGCGATTCACGTGACATTTAAAAGGCAACTTTCCATAGGTCATTCTTTATTCACAAACGGGAGGTATGGAAATTGTTATGATTCTCTGCTTACCTTTGTGTTATTGAGTGGATCAGAAAGGACACTTTCTGCTTCCACAATGAGCTCCGTGAGGCTGCGAAGCTTTCGCATCTGAGAAACAAGACAAACAAcaatttaaatcatatatttGCTCAAGTCTGGCTCTTAGCAGTGAAACACGCAATAATGAAGTGAGACTGAAGATTTAAAATCTTCAGTCTcacttcattattaaacatttgctaAAGAATAGTTAGGGACACTGAACTAGTAAATGCAAGTTAACTTACTACTTCAAAGTTAAAATTTGACCCACCTTCTGAATAACCTCTTTCCACTTTTGTTTGCATTCCTCCGGAGAAAAAGGAGGGAAGGCCACTTTCTCCCAGTCTAGAGTTCTCTCTCCATGGGTATAACTGAGATCTTTCTTCTCATCCAGCACGTTGGCTTTCATTGCAGCGAGAAGTTTCTGGAGGTTTTTCTTGCACCATCCTGCACAGGTACAGAAAGCACGGTCAACCACGACAAAGGATCCAACTGCCATTAACGAGATGTGAGCTTGCAAAGGCACGCTCATGTTGGGAAGAAAACTGCGTATACCCACCAGACTCTTCTGCATTCTTTCCAGCGAGGCTCATGTTTCAAACAGAGCTTGTTTCATTCACACAAGTCCTTGGATGTACCGGCTGCACACAAACTGCTCAGAGATTTAAACTAAACCACGTTATTCTGCGTGGCAAAGTTAGCTAGTTCGCTAAGCTATCGGGCTGGGCTGgcttaagttaaaaaaaattattactgACTGCTGCTGCTCAACCAACAGTACGAAACAACACCGCGTAAAACACACGCTGCTCTGTTGGGCAGGAAGTAAACGCGTGTCAACTAGCCAATGAAAAGtgacattcttcttcttctacggGATTCCCGCCCTTCTTCGTCGTCGTCTTCACGAATAATTGGCGCATCACTGCCACCAACTGGTAGCTTGTTGATCAGACTCTAAATTAatgggaactttttttttttgtcattgtataCGATCACAAAAAATTACAGTTACCCTAAAAAATTTTGTAGCTTATGAATcaaataaaccacaaaatgttctttCAGCAGTTTTCTTCTTAGTGCCACTAataacattctgtttttatttacattttatacaaTGTTCTGATTTTCTTGAATTGGGGTTGTCTCCTTCCGCTACAGCTATCCAAAACACAATTAAACATCCCATTTCCGAAACCCGAGTCGTTAAcagtaatataaataaatattaatacacAGCAGTACTTGGAGATTTGGCGATGCCTCCTTTTCTGGTGTCTCGGACAAATTTTTCATTCGGATCTAAAAAGAACTATCTCCAGCAAAAGTTAATAACACTTagtaaaaatgaaagaagagtTTTTACAGAAGAtagttttttaattacataGATATGAAAAGAAGAAAGCCCAACACACAATATAATTACTTTATACACAATATTATATCTCTCCTCGTATTGCCACACACTTGTGttgtccttttttctttccagcaTAAGCTCTTCTATCATTTCAGCTACAGTATATACACATCATTTATCATAATATATTACACAATATTCATACagattttatcttttaaataaTAACTTAAGCATCCATTTATTACATTCAGTGTGCAGTTGCTTGGAAAGAACAAACTTTTATGGCTTTTATACCTACAATTTTACACTCAGCTTTCGAGCTCTCTGCTTCTGGACAAAAGGCACATGTAGAATTGAAATAGAAATAGAACAGAAATGCAcatcctttttttctcctttttgtaaAAGCACGTAAATGAGAATATTTCCAGGTTCAGTTATGCAAATGATTTACCTGAGTGATAGTTTACGACAGCTAAATTTACAGTTTAACAGTTGGCTTTAACAGTTTTACAGGTATGTGAAAAACTCCCaacatttaaagtatttttgtgCTAAGACGAAAAACTTAAGCcacttataaaataaatatccattcattaaaaaagtctgtcATGGAAAACATCTACAATGGCATCTGAGATTCACAGTACACGTCCTTCCCAGGCTCCTCCTCAAATGTCACTTTGGCATCATCAGCATCCAACTGAAACACAAGCACAGAAAGAACCGTTTTAAACACATTGCAACACATATACCATCTAAAAAGTTCTGAACTTTCCACAGCGTTCAGCTTACGCATTTCATTTCCAGTACGGTGAAGAGATGCCCGGTCATAAACATGCGCAGAGGAATGGTGAGGATGAGAACGAAGGGAAGCGCCAGAGACATCTGACTGGACTTCACAAGCCACAAAACTCCTAGACACACAATCTGGATGGCCGTGTACAGGTGCATCCGTCCTGTGCTCACCTGTAACCAAGACAGAAAGACGTCAGCCAAACACAAGTAACTGACGATTTTAAGTAGCTTTGGAAACCTGCCAACACATGCTGAGTTCAAGGACAAATTAAAagcataataaaactgaaatcataGAAATAGCCTTAGGTCTATAAATGTGTATCTGGCAAATACCTCCCAGCAGTTTTACACAGAACATGATTTTATCACTCCAGTCTCAAGCTGggtaaaaattaataaatataatagGTAACACAGTAACATCTCATTGTGTTTAGTCTTGCAAGACCATAGCTTCATTATTTTCCCCATGAGAGACCTGTTTGCCCCGCTTATGCTAGCACCATGGACCTCATGTATCATGCAGTGATGAGATGCTTACTCTGGTAGCATAGGGTTCATTAGGATGGTATTTCTTTGGGATGAAAAGAAGTTGGATACGATCCCACAGCTGGATGCCGTTTAATGACGTGATTCCCATGTAGAGGAAGATCCCAAACAAGGCTGCCATGGGAATCATCTTTAGGATGGGCTCCATGAGAACTGACAGACCTTGATACAAGCATGCATTCAGATAAATAATAAAGGACAGTGTACACACACATCAGTTTAAATGCAAAGTATAAGTCTAGCAATGCTTTTGTAGTCAGGATTGGGTGATTAGACAGCACCTACCAACAAGCAAGGCCACCACAATGCCGCTTATTCTCTGCTCCATCACTTTCTCTATCACCGGTTTTGGTCCTTTGCTCATGACAGTGAGAGCGTTGGCATGTGTGACAGACCGCACTGTGGCAGCACTGAGCCACGGCACGCCGAATATTGCGCTGAGGCCTCCCATGCCAACTAAAACCAGCAAGTCAAAGTGAAACCCGGAGCCTTTGACCATCTTCCTCTCAGGTTTACTCACTATCAGACTGTTTAGAGCCATAAAGAAGGGAGACGCTCATTAAAGTCATGAATTGTCACTTTTTCTATGGTTTGTGTCAGCTCATAAGAGCTATGATGACTCACGTTGTGATCTGAGACTCTAGAAAGATGAGAATAAACACAAGCACGGCTGGGATGCAGGAAGCAAACATCAGCCACACAGGGAAAGGTTTGTGCTCTCCGAAAGGATTGATGAGCCAGCCTCTTTTTTCAGGATTGGACACTGTCAGACCTTTGGGAACGATTAGTTTctgtaaagaaaaaaggcaACATTTTCAATCCAAGCAGATAGAAATGTGTCTTCAAGAAACATTCCGATGCCCAAATTCAAATAAGTATGTCTTCATGCAATTATTCTTTTTTACACTGGCCATTGATCTCTTTGGAAGTGATGACAGACACGATTATGTGTTTTTAGGATGCTGCATTTAGTGTAAAAATGGCAATTTCTATGCATTTACAAAGAAATCTGTTACACAGTAACATGTATAAAAAGTGAAGGGTTCTAGCTGCTTCCTAAATCCACTTTAAATTTTCCATGTAATTTTGTTacaatgtaaatgttaaatttaatgaAATCTGGTCAAATTAAATTTAGTTAATTGGTAAACATTGAGTTTATACCAAGCTTATTGTCCTTAAAGATGAATCATTTGaacaaataaacctttgattttCATATATTTAGTTGAATTTCAATTATTGCTTCATGTTTATGAGTGTGCCTTTGTAGTTTGGAATCACACGCTAACCTGAGTGTATGTATCCTGAACGTTGTAGTCCACAAGAGTCATGAGGACAATGGCAATAGGAACACCGAAGTCACCGATCAAACGCCTGACCTGTTAAACACACATCACCGACATCAAATCTACTATTtgaatttaatttgatttaatttggTTTCTTTTAATCCtattattttaaagtaaaggtgACCTCATAAATGGAGTGAAACCTTCTGGGCATGAGCTCACCTTTCCAGGAAGGAATGTCCCGTTCTTGAACTGACGCAGGAAGTAAGCAATAAAGAAACAGCCCATCATGAGGCACATAGAGAGCAGGGCTGTGTTGGGGTAAGGTGGCTTGATGGTGTTGACAATTAGAGTTTTGTTGCCGGTAGCATTGTCATACGTGACAATCTCTTCGACCTTTGGGTGCCAGGGATACTCGGCACTTGCATTCACGTGTTCGTAATTTAGAATCAGTGGATGCGCCTTGAAGATCTAAAGAAAAGTTAGAAGAGCATAGGTGAAAATGACGGCTTATGTTCAACAAATAAATCGCAGATGAGAAATGTTTCAGATTTTATTACGACATATGACACACACTTATTAGccacaataaataaaaccactgaaAGATCAGTTGAACAGCACTGCACCAATGATGTAAAAAGTCATGTGTTAAATCCAATACTCTAGGCCTACAACCAATAAGACCAAAAGGACCTGATGCC
The Oreochromis aureus strain Israel breed Guangdong linkage group 8, ZZ_aureus, whole genome shotgun sequence DNA segment above includes these coding regions:
- the LOC116329612 gene encoding nucleolar transcription factor 1-like, with product MSLAGKNAEESGWCKKNLQKLLAAMKANVLDEKKDLSYTHGERTLDWEKVAFPPFSPEECKQKWKEVIQKMRKLRSLTELIVEAESVLSDPLNNTKLHPEYPKRPMPVNTWYYKEVFSKIKKKNPGISCAGLMKIASNEFSLLPDDKKAFYLEKYRNAYKEFTNKRVELREKYGKSPQKGKRKKVVPESSSESDEDFEGLPVKPPISGYNLFCKELIGSMGVPTRAYIKEWSQRWRNLGEKERKAYNTRSKELKMRYESEMYKYLMSLDEEKRNKVLRKTKISMPTKRKIFKRKTKEKMPGEPKMPSTSVNVAFCQDQMKILKEKIPKAKDRFAAANKKWHLLSIKDKSRYQLKVDEKLRKYSIELQDWFKTLTPDEQNEYRKQNPRKLKYLEDTLPKYSDKDELFLKQPSDSEDEIIESSSDDEDDNILDFDEDDYEEEEEDDIMFDMY